A window of the Zeugodacus cucurbitae isolate PBARC_wt_2022May chromosome 2, idZeuCucr1.2, whole genome shotgun sequence genome harbors these coding sequences:
- the LOC105211907 gene encoding uncharacterized protein LOC105211907 — MFSLDKHIHQSPRGQRRSSLLAHSLLLCTLLALMFCLHVSADDLRAYKYVSRARERQLENLAKRINESVNPNRYPCESFYDYVCSYSKPLFTILGHLPELDDIMKLSTELQQDPEKFTAKDKMLTFFVSCTAKKLLEDCYRETFEHFKPVFGYIINKNHIGGNSVEHQTFLQLLDTFLYKAAQTHNFIHHPIRHRLLTLKEKFRMPQLYFRPHELSEEYEPLMMYPESYKHNVRNLELHRRRNSTYELGVERIMLDWTLYLYQSRNMPMSYYYPTLNVHLWMTLYNTTERDREPKRVHELAECLKLPPYVHVLDEARVLALVYLKAFQNAWVDYSTWIKPDRASINNEIYDHENRILSRYKLDNKKVFFILYAQNFCEFGKELSENIFYLGMKQNRDFADSFDCVFAPEPRMPCNV; from the exons ATGTTTTCGCTTGACAAGCACATTCATCAAAGTCCGCGCGGACAGAGACGAAGCTCCCTTTTAGCACATAGCCTCCTGCTATGCACTTTGTTGGCGCTAATGTTTTGCCTCCACGTGAGCGCTGACGATTTGcgagcatataaatatgtatccagAGCGCGTGAGCGACAGCTGGAGAATCTTGCGAAACGCATAAATGAATCCGTTAACCCAAATCGGTATCCTTGTGAGAGTTTCTACGATTATGTCTGCAGTTATAGTAAACCGCTATTCACGATATTAG GTCATTTGCCCGAACTCGACGATATCATGAAATTATCCACCGAACTGCAGCAAGATCCCGAGAAGTTTACGGCCAAAGACAAGATGTTGACTTTCTTCGTTTCCTGCACCGCAAAGAAATTGCTCGAGGACTGCTATCGCGAAACATTTGAGCACTTTAAGCCCGTCTTTGGTTATATCATAAACAAGAATCACATCGGTGGCAATTCTGTCGAACATCAGACGTTCCTCCAACTACTGGATACCTTTCTTTATAAGGCGGCGCAAACGCACAATTTCATACATCATCCGATACGCCATCGCTTGCTGACATTGAAAGAGAAATTCCGCATGCCGCAGCTCTATTTTCGGCCGCACGAATTAAGCGAGGAATACGAACCGCTGATGATGTATCCCGAGAGTTATAAGCATAATGTGCGTAATTTAGAGTTGCATCGCAGACGCAATTCCACCTATGAGTTGGGTGTTGAGCGCATTATGCTGGATTGGACATTGTATTTGTATCAGAGCCGCAATATGCCCATGTCCTACTACTATCCCACATTGAATGTGCATCTCTGGATGACATTGTACAACACGACGGAGCGTGATCGTGAGCCGAAACGTGTGCATGAGCTTGCCGAGTGCTTGAAATTGCCACCGTATGTGCATGTGTTGGACGAAGCGCGCGTACTGGCTCTAGTCTATTTGAAGGCTTTCCAAAATGCCTGGGTTGATTATAGCACTTGGATTAAACCCGATCGTGCGAGCATAAACAATGAGATCTATGATCATGAGAACCGAATACTCTCGCGCTACAAGTTGGATAATAAGAAGGTGTTCTTCATTTTGTACGCGCAGAATTTTTGCGAATTCGGCAAAGAGCTGTCGGAGAATATCTTCTATTTGGGCATGAAACAGAATCGCGATTTCGCTGATAGTTTTGATTGTGTATTTGCACCGGAACCGCGTATGCCTTGTAAtgtataa